In Dysidea avara chromosome 3, odDysAvar1.4, whole genome shotgun sequence, a single window of DNA contains:
- the LOC136250006 gene encoding myosin-IIIa-like isoform X1, whose product MACQSENFDFAALPILDEGILLEGLRQRYNEDYIYAYVGDILVAVNPFQPLDLYGAEYTKRYQLVKSRWSIAPHIFAVADAAYQNLCNYHDNQCCIISGESGAGKTESAKHIVHHVISLCHCSNNLQHQILQVNPLLEAFGNARTVMNNNSSRFGKFLELQFDANLIVTGAKITEYLLEKSRVVTQAPGESNFHIFYYLVAGLDEAKRKSLQLHDKHRFIASKHYDKDEHVLTQLEYKTSFDVVCQCFDVVDFSTEEVETIFLILAAVLHIGDIQFVVKKGREEAVISNKPVVSIVVKLLDLEPVEFEQSLITTLTSMRGETICRLHTLTQAEDARDATAKALYGRLFAWIVYKINQTLCNRIKQKRARYSIAILDIFGFENFKQNSFEQLCINVANEQLQFYFNQHIFAWEKEQYIGEGITIKDDISYVNNKPLCDLFLKKPIGLLTLLDEESKFPRATDSSLVMKFNRHFSKNDYFLSSRDARAISFAIRHYAGKVVYNADGFLEKNRDSLSDNLKDCFKASGCELLSEMFINKLTRTGSMTKRATQILNMDQAKSRASLLTDKKPVDIKSATLFTRRPVKEDISVRRQQSMERRKGSITISAKDTLSRPTTKGPLTLANHFRNSLADLMEKMLSSTPHFVRCIKPNKRQVARDFDADFVMKQLRYTGIMEAVRIRRHGYPTRLSFVDFVDRYKWIVYGFGEQVEANKKTCLVILKASGLSGWQVGKSKVFLKCQQAETLVTIINKKLHKIAIVQKMVRRWLAVKGVARLKQEAISQSVALETMMKSILMGSCYDQQHQLSQDDQDTSDNQCHLVAEVMGKVMTSSAELCDMIQKLVDEDKTLQVAEKNYIGAFLCEVSEVSEHLKLQQYKLSEDDSKYILMGQSQITKFLSSLVVASCEEQLYRLQTEDLQMMEQDTIQVSTFLSTVLPNIMSCCQWQQLLYQQDEVNSDREQDLVTWLMMQVTQTSIDYGEHLLILNDEDVMRQKMMQHKSDMYTTPHREEHNVDHTLFQTLRQHLLNSTHYTTPSGHPRPWCSVVCFEDGTCLGEMQLVAPVMVIDGSSDQTSVTRIGLGSFPTNSQSVDYVKCRDHIGLGVMVNRDSSGTLWMTSLVEDDVVTVTIGSTTTSLDKGLPTKVFLISKLQPHLADIQQCIITINFKGIHHVTCPYHVMMYVNEAIDTVTEVLQVSRDHLLSVTNSDIQSLDIVTNSSVAQDMTDFPPVSVIGWRVVI is encoded by the exons ATGGCTTGTCAGTCAGAGAATTTTGATTTTGCTGCCCTACCAATTCTTGATGAAGGGATTCTGCTGGAAGGGCTGAGACAGAGATACAATGAAGACTACATTTAT GCATATGTTGGGGATATATTAGTAGCAGTGAATCCATTTCAACCTCTTGACTTGTATGGAGCAGAG TACACAAAGAGATACCAGCTAGTCAAATCACGATGGTCCATTGCTCCACACATCTTTGCTGTAGCAGATGCAGCCTATCAGAACCTGTGCAATTACCATGACAACCAGTGTTGCATTATCTCTGGAGAGAGTGGTGCAGGAAAAACAGAATCGGCTAAACACATTgtgcatcatgtgatcagtCTGTGTCACTGTAGCAACAACCTGCAGCATCAGATATTACAG GTTAATCCTCTGTTAGAGGCATTTGGTAATGCTCGTACTGTGATGAACAACAACTCAAGCAGGTTTGGTAAATTCTTGGAGCTGCAGTTTGATGCTAATCTGATTGTTACTGGAG CTAAAATCACAGAATACCTCCTTGAGAAATCTCGTGTAGTCACTCAAGCTCCA GGGGAGAGTAACTTCCACATATTTTATTACCTTGTTGCCGGCCTGGATGAGGCAAAGAGGAAATCATTGCAATTACATGACAAACATCGCTTCATTGCCTCTAAACATTATGACAAAGATGAACACGTTTTAACACAATTAGAATACAAGActtcctttgatgtggtctgTCAATGCTTTGATGTGGTTGACTTCTCAACAGAG GAAGTAGAGACAATATTCTTGATCCTAGCTGCAGTGTTACACATAGGTGACATTCAGTTTGTAGTTAAGAAGGGACGCGAAGAAGCTGTCATCTCTAACAAACCTGTGGTATCCATTGTTGTAAAATTACTGGACCTTGAGCCTGTAGAGTTTGAGCAATCGCTCATCACCACGTTGACCTCAATGAGAGGGGAGACCATATGTAGGCTACACACACTGACACAGGCAGAGGATGCTCGTGATGCCACTGCAAAAGCCTTATATGGTCGACTGTTTGCATGGATAGTGTATAAGATCAACcaaactctctgtaacaggattaaacagaa GAGGGCAAGATACAGTATAGCCATATTGGATATATTTGGGTTTGAGAACTTCAAGCAAAACTCATTTGAGCAGCTGTGTATCAACGTAGCCAATGAACAGCTTCAGTTTTACTTCAACCAACACATCTTTGCGTGGGAGAAG gAGCAATACATCGGTGAGGGGATTACTATCAAAGATGACATTTCATATGTTAACAACAAGCCACTTTGTGACCTCTTTCTTAAG AAACCAATTGGCCTATTAACACTACTTGATGAGGAGAGCAAGTTCCCTCGAGCTACAGATAGTTCACTAGTGATGAAGTTTAATCGTCACTTTAGTAAGAATGACTATTTCCTCTCATCTCGAGATGCACGAGCAATCTCCTTTGCCATCCGCCATTATGCTGGTAAAGTGGTCTACAATGCTGATGGGTTCCTTGAGAAGAATCGCGATTCCCTCAGTGATAATTTGAAAGATTGTTTTAAAG CTAGTGGATGTGAGCTGTTATCTGAAATGTTCATCAACAAACTAACTAGGACTGGGTCAATGACTAA ACGTGCCACACAGATCCTAAACATGGATCAAGCTAAGTCAAGAGCAAG TTTACTAACTGACAAGAAGCCAGTAGATATTAAGTCAGCTACCTTGTTTACAAGGCGTCCGGTCAAAGAGGATATCAGCGTGAGAAGACAACAGTCGATGGAAAG GAGGAAGGGCAGTATTACTATATCAGCTAAGGATACCCTCAGTAGACCAACTACTAAAGGACCATTGACTCTAGCCAACCATTTCAGA AACTCACTAGCTGACTTGATGGAGAAGATGTTATCAAGTACTCCACACTTTGTGAG GTGTATCAAGCCTAACAAGCGACAAGTGGCCAGAGACTTTGATGCCGACTTTGTGATGAAACAGTTACGCTACACTGGCATCATGGAGGCTGTTAGGATAAGACGTCATGGTTACCCCACTAGATTAAGCTTTGTGGACTTTGTGGACAG GTACAAATGGATAGTGTATGGGTTTGGAGAACAAGTGGAGGCCAACAAAAAGACATGTCTGGTGATCCTCAAGGCTAGTGGACTGTCTGGTTGGCAGGTAGGGAAGAGTAAGGTGTTTCTCAAGTGTCAACAAGCAGAGACCCTTGTGACCATCATCAACAAAAAACTACACAAGATTGCGATTGTTCAGAAAA TGGTTCGTAGATGGCTGGCAGTGAAGGGTGTGGCCAGGCTGAAACAAGAAGCTATCTCACAGTCAGTAGCCTTAGAGACCATGATGAAATCCATTTTGATGGGCAGTTGTTATGATCAACAACATCAACTGAGTCAAGATGATCAAGACACATCAGATAATCAATGTCACCTTGTGGCTGAGGTGATGGGGAAG GTGATGACCAGTAGTGCAGAACTGTGTGATATGATTCAGAAACTTGTTGACGAAGATAAGACACTACAAGTAGCTGAGAAGAATTATATTGGTGCATTCTTATGTGAG GTGTCTGAGGTTTCTGAACACCTGAAATTACAACAGTACAAATTATCTGAGGATGACAGCAAATATATTTTAATGGGTCAGTCCCAGATCACCAAATTCTTATCTTCA TTAGTTGTCGCCAGTTGTGAAGAGCAGTTGTACAGACTACAGACAGAAGACCTACAAATGATGGAGCAGGACACCATACAAGTATCAACATTTTTATCCACA GTATTGCCTAACATAATGTCATGTTGCCAATGGCAACAGTTGCTGTATCAGCAAGATGAGGTAAATTCTGACAGAGAACAAGACCTTGTGACCTGGCTGATGATGCAG GTCACTCAGACTAGCATTGATTATGGTGAACATCTACTGATTCTCAACGACGAGGACGTTATGAGACAGAAA ATGATGCAACATAAGAGTGacatgtacactacaccacaTAGGGAGGAACATAATGTTGACCACACACTCTTCCAAACACTACGCCAACACTTACTCAACTCTACCCACTATACTACACCTAGTGGACACCCCAGGCCatggtgtagtgtggtgtgttttgAAGATGGCACTTGTCTGGGAGAAATGCAACTAGTTGCTCCTGTTATGGTTATTGATGGCTCATCAGATCAAACCAGTGTAACTCGTATTGGCCTGGGGAGTTTCCCCACCAACAGTCAGTCTGTGGACTATGTGAAGTGCAGAGACCACATTGGATTG GGTGTAATGGTAAATCGTGACAGTTCAGGTACGTTATGGATGACCAGCCTAGTGGAGGATGATGTAGTAACAGTTACTATTGGGAGCACTACTACCAGCTTGGATAAAGGATTACCTACTAAG GTATTCTTGATCAGCAAGTTGCAGCCACATCTGGCAGACATACAACAATGTATAATCACCATAAACTTCAAAGGAATACATCACGTGACCTGCCCATATCATGTTATGATGTATGTCAACGAAGCCATAGATACGGTCACAG AAGTATTACAAGTGAGCAGAGACCACCTCCTATCAGTGACCAACTCAGATATTCAGTCACTTGATATAGTCACTAACTCGTCTGTTGCACAAGACATGACAGATTTTCCACCAGTGTCTGTAATAGGATGGAGGGTAGTTATATAA
- the LOC136250006 gene encoding myosin-IIIa-like isoform X2: MACQSENFDFAALPILDEGILLEGLRQRYNEDYIYAYVGDILVAVNPFQPLDLYGAEYTKRYQLVKSRWSIAPHIFAVADAAYQNLCNYHDNQCCIISGESGAGKTESAKHIVHHVISLCHCSNNLQHQILQVNPLLEAFGNARTVMNNNSSRFGKFLELQFDANLIVTGAKITEYLLEKSRVVTQAPGESNFHIFYYLVAGLDEAKRKSLQLHDKHRFIASKHYDKDEHVLTQLEYKTSFDVVCQCFDVVDFSTEEVETIFLILAAVLHIGDIQFVVKKGREEAVISNKPVVSIVVKLLDLEPVEFEQSLITTLTSMRGETICRLHTLTQAEDARDATAKALYGRLFAWIVYKINQTLCNRIKQKRARYSIAILDIFGFENFKQNSFEQLCINVANEQLQFYFNQHIFAWEKEQYIGEGITIKDDISYVNNKPLCDLFLKKPIGLLTLLDEESKFPRATDSSLVMKFNRHFSKNDYFLSSRDARAISFAIRHYAGKVVYNADGFLEKNRDSLSDNLKDCFKASGCELLSEMFINKLTRTGSMTKRATQILNMDQAKSRASLLTDKKPVDIKSATLFTRRPVKEDISVRRQQSMERRKGSITISAKDTLSRPTTKGPLTLANHFRNSLADLMEKMLSSTPHFVRCIKPNKRQVARDFDADFVMKQLRYTGIMEAVRIRRHGYPTRLSFVDFVDRYKWIVYGFGEQVEANKKTCLVILKASGLSGWQVGKSKVFLKCQQAETLVTIINKKLHKIAIVQKMVRRWLAVKGVARLKQEAISQSVALETMMKSILMGSCYDQQHQLSQDDQDTSDNQCHLVAEVMGKVMTSSAELCDMIQKLVDEDKTLQVAEKNYIGAFLCEVSEVSEHLKLQQYKLSEDDSKYILMGQSQITKFLSSLVVASCEEQLYRLQTEDLQMMEQDTIQVSTFLSTVLPNIMSCCQWQQLLYQQDEVNSDREQDLVTWLMMQVTQTSIDYGEHLLILNDEDVMRQKMMQHKSDMYTTPHREEHNVDHTLFQTLRQHLLNSTHYTTPSGHPRPWCSVVCFEDGTCLGEMQLVAPVMVIDGSSDQTSVTRIGLGSFPTNSQSVDYVKCRDHIGLGVMVNRDSSGTLWMTSLVEDDVVTVTIGSTTTSLDKGLPTKVFLISKLQPHLADIQQCIITINFKGIHHVTCPYHVMMYVNEAIDTVTVLQVSRDHLLSVTNSDIQSLDIVTNSSVAQDMTDFPPVSVIGWRVVI; the protein is encoded by the exons ATGGCTTGTCAGTCAGAGAATTTTGATTTTGCTGCCCTACCAATTCTTGATGAAGGGATTCTGCTGGAAGGGCTGAGACAGAGATACAATGAAGACTACATTTAT GCATATGTTGGGGATATATTAGTAGCAGTGAATCCATTTCAACCTCTTGACTTGTATGGAGCAGAG TACACAAAGAGATACCAGCTAGTCAAATCACGATGGTCCATTGCTCCACACATCTTTGCTGTAGCAGATGCAGCCTATCAGAACCTGTGCAATTACCATGACAACCAGTGTTGCATTATCTCTGGAGAGAGTGGTGCAGGAAAAACAGAATCGGCTAAACACATTgtgcatcatgtgatcagtCTGTGTCACTGTAGCAACAACCTGCAGCATCAGATATTACAG GTTAATCCTCTGTTAGAGGCATTTGGTAATGCTCGTACTGTGATGAACAACAACTCAAGCAGGTTTGGTAAATTCTTGGAGCTGCAGTTTGATGCTAATCTGATTGTTACTGGAG CTAAAATCACAGAATACCTCCTTGAGAAATCTCGTGTAGTCACTCAAGCTCCA GGGGAGAGTAACTTCCACATATTTTATTACCTTGTTGCCGGCCTGGATGAGGCAAAGAGGAAATCATTGCAATTACATGACAAACATCGCTTCATTGCCTCTAAACATTATGACAAAGATGAACACGTTTTAACACAATTAGAATACAAGActtcctttgatgtggtctgTCAATGCTTTGATGTGGTTGACTTCTCAACAGAG GAAGTAGAGACAATATTCTTGATCCTAGCTGCAGTGTTACACATAGGTGACATTCAGTTTGTAGTTAAGAAGGGACGCGAAGAAGCTGTCATCTCTAACAAACCTGTGGTATCCATTGTTGTAAAATTACTGGACCTTGAGCCTGTAGAGTTTGAGCAATCGCTCATCACCACGTTGACCTCAATGAGAGGGGAGACCATATGTAGGCTACACACACTGACACAGGCAGAGGATGCTCGTGATGCCACTGCAAAAGCCTTATATGGTCGACTGTTTGCATGGATAGTGTATAAGATCAACcaaactctctgtaacaggattaaacagaa GAGGGCAAGATACAGTATAGCCATATTGGATATATTTGGGTTTGAGAACTTCAAGCAAAACTCATTTGAGCAGCTGTGTATCAACGTAGCCAATGAACAGCTTCAGTTTTACTTCAACCAACACATCTTTGCGTGGGAGAAG gAGCAATACATCGGTGAGGGGATTACTATCAAAGATGACATTTCATATGTTAACAACAAGCCACTTTGTGACCTCTTTCTTAAG AAACCAATTGGCCTATTAACACTACTTGATGAGGAGAGCAAGTTCCCTCGAGCTACAGATAGTTCACTAGTGATGAAGTTTAATCGTCACTTTAGTAAGAATGACTATTTCCTCTCATCTCGAGATGCACGAGCAATCTCCTTTGCCATCCGCCATTATGCTGGTAAAGTGGTCTACAATGCTGATGGGTTCCTTGAGAAGAATCGCGATTCCCTCAGTGATAATTTGAAAGATTGTTTTAAAG CTAGTGGATGTGAGCTGTTATCTGAAATGTTCATCAACAAACTAACTAGGACTGGGTCAATGACTAA ACGTGCCACACAGATCCTAAACATGGATCAAGCTAAGTCAAGAGCAAG TTTACTAACTGACAAGAAGCCAGTAGATATTAAGTCAGCTACCTTGTTTACAAGGCGTCCGGTCAAAGAGGATATCAGCGTGAGAAGACAACAGTCGATGGAAAG GAGGAAGGGCAGTATTACTATATCAGCTAAGGATACCCTCAGTAGACCAACTACTAAAGGACCATTGACTCTAGCCAACCATTTCAGA AACTCACTAGCTGACTTGATGGAGAAGATGTTATCAAGTACTCCACACTTTGTGAG GTGTATCAAGCCTAACAAGCGACAAGTGGCCAGAGACTTTGATGCCGACTTTGTGATGAAACAGTTACGCTACACTGGCATCATGGAGGCTGTTAGGATAAGACGTCATGGTTACCCCACTAGATTAAGCTTTGTGGACTTTGTGGACAG GTACAAATGGATAGTGTATGGGTTTGGAGAACAAGTGGAGGCCAACAAAAAGACATGTCTGGTGATCCTCAAGGCTAGTGGACTGTCTGGTTGGCAGGTAGGGAAGAGTAAGGTGTTTCTCAAGTGTCAACAAGCAGAGACCCTTGTGACCATCATCAACAAAAAACTACACAAGATTGCGATTGTTCAGAAAA TGGTTCGTAGATGGCTGGCAGTGAAGGGTGTGGCCAGGCTGAAACAAGAAGCTATCTCACAGTCAGTAGCCTTAGAGACCATGATGAAATCCATTTTGATGGGCAGTTGTTATGATCAACAACATCAACTGAGTCAAGATGATCAAGACACATCAGATAATCAATGTCACCTTGTGGCTGAGGTGATGGGGAAG GTGATGACCAGTAGTGCAGAACTGTGTGATATGATTCAGAAACTTGTTGACGAAGATAAGACACTACAAGTAGCTGAGAAGAATTATATTGGTGCATTCTTATGTGAG GTGTCTGAGGTTTCTGAACACCTGAAATTACAACAGTACAAATTATCTGAGGATGACAGCAAATATATTTTAATGGGTCAGTCCCAGATCACCAAATTCTTATCTTCA TTAGTTGTCGCCAGTTGTGAAGAGCAGTTGTACAGACTACAGACAGAAGACCTACAAATGATGGAGCAGGACACCATACAAGTATCAACATTTTTATCCACA GTATTGCCTAACATAATGTCATGTTGCCAATGGCAACAGTTGCTGTATCAGCAAGATGAGGTAAATTCTGACAGAGAACAAGACCTTGTGACCTGGCTGATGATGCAG GTCACTCAGACTAGCATTGATTATGGTGAACATCTACTGATTCTCAACGACGAGGACGTTATGAGACAGAAA ATGATGCAACATAAGAGTGacatgtacactacaccacaTAGGGAGGAACATAATGTTGACCACACACTCTTCCAAACACTACGCCAACACTTACTCAACTCTACCCACTATACTACACCTAGTGGACACCCCAGGCCatggtgtagtgtggtgtgttttgAAGATGGCACTTGTCTGGGAGAAATGCAACTAGTTGCTCCTGTTATGGTTATTGATGGCTCATCAGATCAAACCAGTGTAACTCGTATTGGCCTGGGGAGTTTCCCCACCAACAGTCAGTCTGTGGACTATGTGAAGTGCAGAGACCACATTGGATTG GGTGTAATGGTAAATCGTGACAGTTCAGGTACGTTATGGATGACCAGCCTAGTGGAGGATGATGTAGTAACAGTTACTATTGGGAGCACTACTACCAGCTTGGATAAAGGATTACCTACTAAG GTATTCTTGATCAGCAAGTTGCAGCCACATCTGGCAGACATACAACAATGTATAATCACCATAAACTTCAAAGGAATACATCACGTGACCTGCCCATATCATGTTATGATGTATGTCAACGAAGCCATAGATACGGTCACAG TATTACAAGTGAGCAGAGACCACCTCCTATCAGTGACCAACTCAGATATTCAGTCACTTGATATAGTCACTAACTCGTCTGTTGCACAAGACATGACAGATTTTCCACCAGTGTCTGTAATAGGATGGAGGGTAGTTATATAA